The genome window GGATTTTCTTCCCAGAATTTTTTTATATTTGGAGCGTATTTATCTATCAAATTCTCCAAAGGTATCACTCCTCCATCTATCCCTAATTTTTCCAGATCATCAGTCAGCTCATAAGCAATAATATCAGGAAGTATACCTGATGAAAGCATTAGATTAAATGCCTGCACTTCTTCACTTTGATTTTTAGAAGCTGTCCCTACCAATCTTACATTAGTCATATCAAAGGCTTTCTTGTATACAGGAAGTTCGCCATCAAAAGCCTTTCCCAGAAATATTCCAAATATAGTAAATTCCTTTGGTTGCTCAGTTATAACTGATCCTTCAAGTTTTCTTATGGGACCTTCTACTTTTTTCTCTTTTGTTCCACACCCAATAAAAAAAACTGCTATTAATATTCCATAAATAATATTTTTTAATTTCATAATTTCCCCCTGCTTTCAAATTATCCTTTTACAGCTCCAAGTGTTACACCTTTTTTAAAGAATTTCTGTATAAATGGATATACTATCAAAATAGGTATAAGTGACATAGCTATTACAGCATAAATAATTGTCTGAGGAGATGTTGTACTGCTCATTGTTATAAGCTGACTTGCTTCTCCTGCCATATCCTTTTCTATTATCAGTTTTTTCAAAAATACCTGTAATGGTGCTTTGCTGTCATCTATAAGCAATACCATTGTCCAGAAATATCCATTCCATCTTGATACTGCATAAAACAGAGATACTGTTGTCAATGCAGATGTAGACAGAGGAAGATATATTTTTGTCATTATCTGAAATTGAGAAGCTCCATCTATTCTTGCTGATTCTTCCAGAGATTTTGGAACTGCTTCAAAGAATGACTTCAAAATTATAACATTAAAGGTATTAACTGCAAATCCTAAAATTACTCCTGTATAGCTATTTATAAGTCTTAAATCTCTGAAATTAAGATATTTCGGAATTATTCCAGGATCAAACCACATAGTCATTATTACTAAAAGTGTAATGGTTTTTCTATATTTCAATTCAGGTTTAGACAAGACATATGCCCCTGTTATTGTGAATATCATACTTACAGCAGTTCCTACAACTGTTATAAATATTGAATTCCCATATGCACGCCACATTCCTGTTAAAGCCATTGCACTTTTAAATGACTCCATTGTAAATCCCTTAGGAAAAAGTGTTACTGCCCCTGACTCTACTAAATAAGGTTTACTAACTGCTGCTGAAAAAACATATATGATTGGATAGATAAATATCGCAGCAAATACAGCAAGAAGTGCATAATTTGCTATATTAAATACTTTTTCATCCATTTCCATTTTGATTCTGTTTTTCATTTTGCTCCTCCTCAAAATTACCAAAGACTTGACTGAGTAACTTTTTTACTCCATTTATTTGCGCTATATACAAGAATAAATCCTACCAGAGCGTTAAATAATCCAACTGCTGTTGCAAGTCCAAAATCCTGCATAAGCATTCCCGTTCTGTATACATATGTACTTATTACATCTGCTGTGGAGTATGTAGCTGGCTGGTATAAAAGAAGAACTGTTTCAAATGCTACATTGAGCATACTTCCAACTTTTAGTACCAGCATAACTACAATAGTAGGAATAATGGCAGGTATTGTTATATGCCTTAATTGCTTAAATTTATTTGCCCCATCTATTTTAGCTGCTTCATATAGCTGTTCATCCACTGATGTAAGAGCTGCCAGATATATGACAGCATTGAATCCTGTTGTTTTCCAGATATTTAATCCTGTAAATATTCCTCTGAAAAATTCTGGCTTTGATAAGAAATATACTTTTTCAAATCCTAATTTTTCCATTATTACATTTACAACTCCTGTACTTGGTGACAATACATTTATTGTAATACCAGTGGCTACCACTATTGCTATGAAGTAGGGAATAAATGAAGCTGTCTGTACAATAGATTTAAAATATTTATTTTTTACTTCATTGAGCATCAAGGCTATAAGTATAGCAAAAGGAAATTCCAGACATAAACTATATAAATTTAACATCAATGTATTTTTTAAAGTTGCATAGAAATATGGACTTGTAAGAAATTCCTTAAAGTTTCTAAACCCCACCCATTCACTTCCAGATATTCCTCTGAAAAGATTATAGTCTTTAAATGCTATTAATAACCCATACATTGGTTTAAACATAAATACTGCATACCAGATAATAAATGGAAGCAATATCAAATAAAGCATTTTTTGATCTCTGTCAAAACCATTTATCTTAATCTTCATATTCCTTCCTCCTATAGTGTGATATTTTCTTCTGTCTCTGCATCAAATATATGAATTTTATCTACATCAAAATAAAATCTTCCCTTTTCTCCATACTTTGTTCCTTCACTTTTTCTTGCTTCTATTCTTGAAGTAAACTCATATCCATCTATATCAAAATATATAAATTCTTCATTTCCCATGTATTCAACAATACTCACTTTTCCTTCTAAGAAATTTTTCTCATATCCTTCTGGATGAGTTATTGTATTTCCAATATTTTCAGGTCTTATTCCCAGATAAACTTTTTTTCCCATATAACCCTTTACTTTTTCTCCCATTTCTTCAGGAAGAACTACATATTTACTTGAACCAAATATAAATATTACATTCTCTCCATTAGTTTCAATAGCTCCTTCAATAAAGTTCATAGCTGGGCTTCCTATAAATCCTGCTACAAATTTATTTTTTGGGTGATTATATAGATTTAAAGGTGTATCTACCTGCATTATTTTTCCATAATTCAAAACACATATTCTATCTCCCATAGTCATAGCTTCCACTTGATCATGTGTTACATATATCATTGTAGCTGTCTGCCCTTCTGCTTTTAATTGCTTATGGAGCTGTGTTATTTTTACTCTCATTGCTACTCTCAATTTAGCATCAAGATTAGATAATGGTTCATCAAAAAGAAATACATCTGGTTTTCTTACTATTGCCCTTCCCACAGCAACTCTTTGTCTTTGACCTCCTGACATTTCTTTTGGTTTTCTATCCAATAAAGATGTTATTTCAAGTTTTTCAGCTGCTTCTCTTACTCTTTTATCTATCTCTCCAACTGAGGTCCTTGCCATTTTTAGTCCAAAAGCCATATTATCATATACTGTCATATGAGGATAAAGTGCATAGTTCTGAAATACCATTGCTATTCCTCTATCTTTTGGTGGAAGATTATTTACCATTTTATCTCCTATCCAGATTTCTCCTCCTGTTATCTCTTCCAGTCCAGCAACCATTCTGAGAGTTGTCGATTTGGCACATCCAGATGGACCTACAAACACCATAAATTCTCCATCTTTTATTTCCAAATCTATTCCATGCACAGCTTTAAATCCATTAGGATATAACTTTTCCACTTTTTTCAATATAACTTCTGCCATTTTCCTTCCCTCCATAATTTTATATTAGAATATTTTTCTAAACCCCTATTTTTAAAAAACTATTTTAATATAAATCTATTTGAAGAGAATGACTTATTTTCCAATCATTCTCTCAAATATTTATTTAATTATCTAATATCTTTCATTGCTATATGATCCATATCTGTAAATGTCTGGTTTTCTCCTACCATTCCCCAAATAAATGTATAATTGCTTGTTCCCACTCCTGAATGAATTGACCATGATGGAGAAATAGCTCCCTGTTCATTTCCTATTACTATATGTCTAGTTTCTGTTGGTTCTCCCATTAAATGAAAAACTCTTGTTTCAGGCTGCATATTGAAATAGAAATAAACTTCCATTCTTCTCTCGTGAGTATGACAAGGCATTGTATTCCACATATTATTTGGCTCTAATACTGTCATTCCCATTAAAAGCTGACAAGATTTACATACAGCTGGATGAACATACTGGAATATAGTTCTTTCATTTGAATTTGATAAGCTACCTAATTTTACTGGATTAGCCTTTTCTATATCTATTTTTACAATAGGATAAGTCATATGTGCTGGGGCTGAATTTACATAAAATTTAGCTGGTTCATTTTCATTATCAGAAATGAAAACTAATTCCTTAGAACCCATACCAACATATAATCCATCTTTTGGATTCATTTTATATTCAACTCCATCTATAATTATCTTACCTGCTCCTCCAATGTTTATTACTCCAAGTTCTCTTCTTTCTAAGAAAAATTCAGATCCTAATTCTTTACTTCCTTCTAGTCTCACCTCTTTCTTAACAGGCATAATTCCTCCTGCTATTATTCTATCTACATGAGAATATGTTAAAGCTGGCTCATCTGCTGTAAATATTGTTTCTATAAAATAATGTTTTCTTAACTCTTCTGTTGTATAATGCTTTGAATCCTCAGGGTGATTTGCATATCTTACATCTAATTTCATTAATATTTCCTCCTCAAATTTTTAATTCAATACTATCTTACTAACCATCCACCATCTACAGCTAAAATATGTCCATTTATATAATCAGATGCTTTACTTGCAAGGAATACTACTGCTCCCATTAAATCAAATGGATCAGCCCATTTTCCAGCAGGTATTCTTCCTAATATCTCTGCATTTCTTTTTTCATCAGCTCTTATAGGTTCTGTATTCGCTGTTTTTATATATCCTGGTGCTATTGCATTTGTCTGAATATTATGTACAGCCAATTCATTAGCAAAAGCTTTAGTTATTCCTGCCACTCCATGTTTACTTGCTGTGTATGGAGGAACAAATTTCCCTCCTTGAAATGAAAGCATAGAAGCTATATTTATTATTTTTCCTCCTCCATTTTTTACCATTACTTCAGCTGCCGCTTTACTTAAAAAATATACAGAATTAAGATTTATATTCATTACTGCATCCCAATCTTCATCTTTATATTCCAGTAGTGGGGCTCTTCTTATTGTCCCTGCATTATTTACTAAAATATCTATTTTCCCATATACTTTTATACACTCTTCTACTACATTTTTAATTTGAGCTCTATCTGTAAGATCAGCTTGGAAAAACTCTATTTTTACTCCCTCTTTTTCAGCCATTTCTCTTGTTGAATCCCAATCTCTGTCATATGTTACTACAAATAGATCTGCTCCAGCTTTTGCCAAAGCTACTACATATCCTTGACCCAAACCTGTATTTCCACCTGTTACTATTGCTGTTTTTCCTTTTAATGAAAAAAAGTTCATTGAAAATTCATCTAACATTTTGCCTCCTTAAAGATTTTATTTTTATATTTTTTATTATTTTTTGTTCTTTAACAAAACTTATTTTTTTATTTTTATACACTTATTATTGTATGTCAATTATTACATAATCTATTATCTCTGTAAATCTTCAATTTTAAATCTACAATTTTCTATCTCTTTATTTTTTGAAATTTTCATCATTATTTTTTAATATTTCCTATATAAAAATACTATATTTAAAATATAAATTTAAATTTTAACTCGATTTTATTTTTTATTCGCTATATATACATTTTTCTATTTTTCATATCCTCTTTTCTTTCTATAGTACAAAAAGATTCTTTGTTACTCTCACATTTCCAATTAACATAATATTTATACTCTTTTGTTTCTATTAGATGAATATTCTCTGATAATGTTATCTGAAGATTACCTCTAAGTATATTTTCTTTTTCTTTAGAAAGATCATAGAACAATCCCCATACTAATCCAGTATCAATAGGATTTTCTCCATATTCCAACCATACTTTTACAAATATACAGTTCTTCTTTTTTTCTATTTCTATATTTAATTCTCTCTCTTCTGGAAATATATACTTCCATTTCTCTATCTCTATTTTCTTTACCTTCAGTTTTGATTTTATTTCCTTATATAATATTTCATTAATTTTAATCTCTGGAAATTCATCAAATTTTCTATTGATAATAGTAGAGTATATCTTCCCTTTTCCTTCTATGCTATTTTCTAAAAAAATAATTCCATATTCAGTAAAAAACCATGATTTCTTACTTTTTAATTTTTCATTCCAATTAATATAATCCATTGCTGCTACACCATACTTTTCCAATACCACTCCGCCAGATAATCTATTTTGTACAAAGGAGGTTTCTGAGTTTCTCTGAGCATCTATTCCTTCCATATTCATTTCTATTTCTGTAGTTCCCTGTATATAGTAATAATCTACATTACTCCAAAAATTTATATACTCATTCTGATTTTCATCATATAGATAATATGCTCCATCTCCTGTATACCAACCTTTAGTATTTTCTCCATTCATACACTCATAATTTCCCACTTGGAAAGAATGAAGGGCTATTCCTACTGCAAAATTTTTCCCTCTTTTCATTATTCTTCCCATTCTATTACAAATTTTAAGTCCTTCATTGTATGAAACTCTATTATTAAAGTCTTTTAAAATATTATTCAATTTATGATAGATAAATGGAGAGGTTTCTTCAGATAAATATCTTTCTTTTCCATATTTTATTATTTCTCTTTTTACTATATTTTCTATCTCTCTTTTTTTATTTTCTGAAAAAATACTTGAAACAAGTAAAATATCATTTAATAGTCTATGACCTACTATATTATCACTATTGTTCATTCGTGTTATTCCTCTTCCAGAAAGCATATCTGGAAATCTTCCATGAAAGAAGAAAGGTTCAAATGAATTCAAAATTATTTCATACAATATTTCTATTCCTTCTACCTTTTTCTCATATTCTGTTCCTTCTATGATAAAAAATATCTCTCCCACTCCGCATAGCAGTACTTCTCCATAACCTCCTGTATATGCGATAGACCCATGCTGTATAAAAGAACCATCTCTATAAAAACCATCTTTATCTTCTAAATCATTTTTATCTTTATATTTCCATACTTCTGACAGGGAGCAGAGAGCTAATTTTATTTCCTGGCTGTCACTTGAGAGTATTCCTCTCAATAAAGATATTTTTACTGTATCTGTTCTATTCCCCCCAGTAGAAACTCTGAAAGGACTTCTGCTTGGATGTATTGCAACAGGATTGTTTCCAGAATATCTAGGATCAGGTTGAAAATATCTGCTTGTTTCAAGATTTTCTTCTATGATTTTATAACCTAAATCATCATATAAAAGTACAAAAATATCATTCAATATGAGGGGAATCCCTATTTCCCATTGCCACCAGTTTGTATGTTCTATAGATTTTTTATTGTAAAAATATTTTGAAAAATCCTTTAAGCTCTTCTCTATCATTTTTAATAATTTCTGGTTTTTATAATATTTACTTCTTTCTATTTTGTAAAGTTTCGCTAACAGAAGCAAATTTTTATATAATTCTTTTATTTTTACAATATCTTTCATTGAATTTCTATATTCTTCTTCACATTTAAATGCAGAAAATTCTTTTATTATTCTTTCAGCTTCATTCTCAAAATATTCTATTATTTCTTTAGGATTATCTTCATATCCTATGAGATATTCTATTCTCTTTCTCATTAATTTTTTCTGAATATCCATGTTTTCCTCCAGATTATCAATATATTTTATTATTAGCACTATTTATTTCTGAAAACAATCTCCATTATTTCATATATTTTTTTTTCTTAAAACACTTGAAAAAATAAGAGTTCCTGTATCCCAAAAATTACTTAGATAGAAAATTGAATATTAATTTCAAAAAATAAAAAAGAGAACTATTTAGAAAATAGATTAATCTTTAAAATTTTAAACTAATAAAATTCTAAAATATTTCCTATTCTAAATTAGCTCTCTTTATCCTAATATATTTATTTTTTCTTTGCTGATACTAAAAGCATCATTGGACGACGAAGTTCATCTTTCATTTCTGGAATTATTTTCAGCATTTCTTCTGATGGTTGTGCTTCTACAATTCCTGTTATTTCAAATCCTGTTTTCAAAAGAGTATTAAGATAAGTTGTCAGTGTTTTATGATATTTTACTACTTTTTCTCCTAAAAAAATTGATTCTCTCTTTCCTTCTAAATAGTAGCTGTCCACAGGCCAATGGAGTATATTTCCATTTTCATCATAATACCACTCTTCTTTTCCTTGAGCAGTAAAAACTGGATGCTCAACAGAAAAAATAAATTCTCCTCCTTCTACCAAACACTTATTTACTTTTCTACAAATATTTTCAAAAGATTCTATGTAATGAAAAGCTAAAGAACTTATTACTACATCAAAAGTATTTTCTTCAAAATTGATATCCTCTATTGGCATTTGAATATACTCAATATTAGAGAATTTAGTTTTCTTTCTTGCCTCTTCCAACATTTTTGAAGATATATCTATTCCAATAGCTGAAACTGCTCCCTGTTCCACAGCATATATACAATGCCAGCCAAATCCACATCCTAAATCAAGAATTTTTTTTCCTTTAAAATCAGGAAGCATCTTTTTTAATTCATACCATTCTCCTGCTCCAGCTAATCCTTTTTTTGATCTATCCATTTGACTGTATTTATCAAAAAATATTTTATCATCATATTTATTTTCTTTCATTTTTCCTCCATTGATAAATTTTCTTACATTATACTTTACCTATTCATTAGATACAAGATAAAAAACTTTTCTGTCATATTATTTATACATTTTTAAAATATAAAAAGAGGATGACTTATCATCATCCTCAAAGTTCAACCTACTAAAGTTAAAAATTATTTACCAAAATATCTATTTAATAATCCAACAAATGCTCTTCCATGTCTAGCTTCATCTTTAGCCATTTCATGAACTGTATCGTGAATAGCATCAAACCCTAGCATTTTAGCTCTCTTAGCTAAGTCAAATTTTCCTGATGTAGCTCCATATTCAGCTTCAACTCTTTTTGTTAAGTTTTCTTCTGATGATGCACTTACACATTCTCCTAATAATTCTGCAAATTTAGCAGCATGTTCAGCTTCTTCAAAAGCAATTCTTTTATAAGCTTCAGCAATTTCTGGATATCCTTCTCTATCAGCAGCTCTAGACATTGCTAGATACATTCCAACTTCTGTACATTCTCCTTCAAAGTTAGCTCTTAGCCCCATTATAATTTCTTCATCTCCGCAAGCTAATCCTTCTCCAATTACATGTTCAGTAGCCCAAACTTTTTCAGTTCCTTCTACTACTTCTTCCCATCTGTCTCTTCCTGCCTTACATACTGGACATTTGTCAATACTCTCATCAGTTATAATTTCTCCACATACCTTACATCTGTACTTTGCCATTTTACATTTCCTCCCTTGATATTACTTCTCATTTCCTTTTTGTAACCATTACATTTTTATTACATTATTAATATACTACACTTTACATTTTATGTCAATAACTTTTTTTATTTTTTTGCCTATCAAATGTCTTTGTGGTTGGAGGGTTATATCAGTTAAGATAGTTCCTTCTCTTTGAGATAATACCATTTCCACAGCTCCTGCTACACATTCAGGTGTAATATAGCTATTTTCTTCATCTCCTTGACAAAAATCTAAATGATCATAAAATGATGTCTTAGTAATATCAGGGTGAATGGTTACAACTTTTACTCCACTTTTTCTTACTTCATCAAAAAGCCCTTTTGAAAAATGTGATAACCCTGCTTTTGTAGCTGAATATGCACATCCGTAGGTACTAGATTTCTTAGCTGTAATTGATGAAATATTTATAATAGTTCCTCTAATTTTTTTTAAATCTCTTAAAAAAAGCTGTGTAAGAATAAGAGGAGCTTCAAGATTGAGAGTGACCATATTGTGTATTTTATTTATATTTATTTCTTCATGAGGTCCAAAATATCCAACTCCAGCACAATTTATTAAAAGTTCTATTTCAGTTTCTTTTTTTATCTCTTTTACAATTTTTTCTATATCAAAAATTTTTGTAAGATCACACACTATTTTTTTAAATTTATCATTGTATGTTATCTTTTCAAAATTTCTTCCTATTCCATATACTGTATATCCCATATCTATAAGTTTATTTGTTACTGCTAGTCCTATTCCTGATGTAGCTCCTGTTACAACAGCACTTTTCATATTCGTTCTCCTATTAGATAAATATTTTTTCCTCTTCTATATATTTCTTTACTTCTCTTTCCATAAAATCCATCATTTCATTTATATGTTGTGGATAATAACTATATACTCCATCTTTACAAAAAAATGGATATGAAAGTACTTCTGAAGTTGCTCTATATTTTCTCATCCTTTTGAGATATTCTTTAGATATTCTAAATGTTCCTATGTTTACATCTAAAATCTTATTAGGAGATAACTTATTAAAAGTTTTTTTTACAAGTTCTCCATACTCTTCATCAAAATTTTTCATATATATGACTGGATCAAAGCAAATTCTTACTTTCCAGCCTTTTTCCAGCATTTCACTTGCAGCTTTTAATCTTTGTTCTAAAGAAGCAGCTCCATTTTCATGTTGTACAGCAAATTCCTTTGGTGATAGTGTCCATGCAAGTATAAAATTATCTTTTGGTTTTAAATTCTTCAATACTTTTATATTACCACTTTTTGTTCTAAGTTCTATTTTTAATTTTTTATTTCTGCTCACAAAATCATACCACTGTCCCACCAATCCTGTTATCCCTTCCATTGCTAAAAGATCAGTATCATAAGAGATACATATATACATTGATTTTTTTTGAAGAATCCTTTCTATTTCACTAAAACAATCTTCTATATTTACAAAAATAACTATATTAGCGGATGTATATACTCCTTGTAAATAGCAATACTCACAGTCATATATGCAATTCATTATAGATGATGTATAATAAAAATTATCATTTCCAAAACTTTCACATACTTTTGCACCTTCATAAAGATAGTTTTCTTTTTTAACAGCTAATATAAGTTTAGGAGATTTTTTTTGCATGATAAAATTCTGATTTCCTTTAGAAAAAATTTCCTTATATATTTTTAATTCTATAACACTGGAATTTGGAAACTTTTCTAATATTTTTTTCGTGAGAGGATAATCAAAAGCTTCTTTTTCTATATATATATGTGAAAAGCTAAAGTTCAATAATTTCTTTTCTAATTCTTTCAAAATTTATCTTCCCCTCTCTTTTATCCTTTATCTTTATATCAGAATATTTTAAAATTATATTTTCAATACTTTTATTTTGAATTTTATAATACTTAATAAGTTCTATAAATTCATAATGCATACTTTCTGTGAGTTTTAAATTTCTCTCTATTTTTTTTATATTCTCTTTTTCTTCAGAAGAGAATATCTCCTTATTTCCAATATGAAAACTTTTTCTTTCTCCCAACCATTTTGCTATTTTATCAATTTTATTTTCTATCAATTCTATAACTTTCTCTCCTGTTATTTCTGAAGTATTTAAATGGTCTGATACTATTTTTATTATATTTATCTGATGCTGTAAGAAGAACAAAGATGCTGCTTCATATATGCCTGCTCCTTCCATATCTACTATTTCACCCTGTATCTTATCTATCTCTATCTCCCTATCTACAACATGAAAAAATGTTTCCAAAGTTCCTTCTCTGAATTCATGTTTAAATAACATATCTGGATAAAAATTTTTTTTGCTGCTATTATTGATAATTTTATTACAAAGAATTATATCACCTATAGAGGTACTCTCTTCCACAGCTCCACAAATACCTAAATTAACAAAAATATCTTCTTCTCTTATATCTAAGTTGCCTAATACATATGTAATTCCTATGGCTCCTTGCAGCATTCCAGTACCAGTTATTATCAAAACTATTTCTTCATTTTTAAATACCTGATATTTTTTTATTTCGTTATCTTTTTTTAATCTAAAATATGTTATCAATGGTCTAGCTTCCGCTGTCAAAGCTACTGCTATATATATCATATTTCCCTCTTTTTTTACTTTATTCTGTAAATATTTTACCACAATATTTTAAATCTTTTTATCATAACAATAGAATTCCTTTTCTTTTCCTAAGAAATTCATATTTCCTCTATGAATATACCCCAATTTTAACAAAAGTGTATTCATTTTTTTATTGACTGAATATGTATCAGTTTTAATATAATTCATCCCATTTTCTTTTGCTGTTTTTTCTGCAAAT of Fusobacterium sp. contains these proteins:
- a CDS encoding carbohydrate ABC transporter permease, producing MKNRIKMEMDEKVFNIANYALLAVFAAIFIYPIIYVFSAAVSKPYLVESGAVTLFPKGFTMESFKSAMALTGMWRAYGNSIFITVVGTAVSMIFTITGAYVLSKPELKYRKTITLLVIMTMWFDPGIIPKYLNFRDLRLINSYTGVILGFAVNTFNVIILKSFFEAVPKSLEESARIDGASQFQIMTKIYLPLSTSALTTVSLFYAVSRWNGYFWTMVLLIDDSKAPLQVFLKKLIIEKDMAGEASQLITMSSTTSPQTIIYAVIAMSLIPILIVYPFIQKFFKKGVTLGAVKG
- a CDS encoding ABC transporter permease; protein product: MKIKINGFDRDQKMLYLILLPFIIWYAVFMFKPMYGLLIAFKDYNLFRGISGSEWVGFRNFKEFLTSPYFYATLKNTLMLNLYSLCLEFPFAILIALMLNEVKNKYFKSIVQTASFIPYFIAIVVATGITINVLSPSTGVVNVIMEKLGFEKVYFLSKPEFFRGIFTGLNIWKTTGFNAVIYLAALTSVDEQLYEAAKIDGANKFKQLRHITIPAIIPTIVVMLVLKVGSMLNVAFETVLLLYQPATYSTADVISTYVYRTGMLMQDFGLATAVGLFNALVGFILVYSANKWSKKVTQSSLW
- a CDS encoding sn-glycerol-3-phosphate ABC transporter ATP-binding protein UgpC, translated to MAEVILKKVEKLYPNGFKAVHGIDLEIKDGEFMVFVGPSGCAKSTTLRMVAGLEEITGGEIWIGDKMVNNLPPKDRGIAMVFQNYALYPHMTVYDNMAFGLKMARTSVGEIDKRVREAAEKLEITSLLDRKPKEMSGGQRQRVAVGRAIVRKPDVFLFDEPLSNLDAKLRVAMRVKITQLHKQLKAEGQTATMIYVTHDQVEAMTMGDRICVLNYGKIMQVDTPLNLYNHPKNKFVAGFIGSPAMNFIEGAIETNGENVIFIFGSSKYVVLPEEMGEKVKGYMGKKVYLGIRPENIGNTITHPEGYEKNFLEGKVSIVEYMGNEEFIYFDIDGYEFTSRIEARKSEGTKYGEKGRFYFDVDKIHIFDAETEENITL
- the kduI gene encoding 5-dehydro-4-deoxy-D-glucuronate isomerase; amino-acid sequence: MKLDVRYANHPEDSKHYTTEELRKHYFIETIFTADEPALTYSHVDRIIAGGIMPVKKEVRLEGSKELGSEFFLERRELGVINIGGAGKIIIDGVEYKMNPKDGLYVGMGSKELVFISDNENEPAKFYVNSAPAHMTYPIVKIDIEKANPVKLGSLSNSNERTIFQYVHPAVCKSCQLLMGMTVLEPNNMWNTMPCHTHERRMEVYFYFNMQPETRVFHLMGEPTETRHIVIGNEQGAISPSWSIHSGVGTSNYTFIWGMVGENQTFTDMDHIAMKDIR
- the kduD gene encoding 2-dehydro-3-deoxy-D-gluconate 5-dehydrogenase KduD — encoded protein: MLDEFSMNFFSLKGKTAIVTGGNTGLGQGYVVALAKAGADLFVVTYDRDWDSTREMAEKEGVKIEFFQADLTDRAQIKNVVEECIKVYGKIDILVNNAGTIRRAPLLEYKDEDWDAVMNINLNSVYFLSKAAAEVMVKNGGGKIINIASMLSFQGGKFVPPYTASKHGVAGITKAFANELAVHNIQTNAIAPGYIKTANTEPIRADEKRNAEILGRIPAGKWADPFDLMGAVVFLASKASDYINGHILAVDGGWLVR
- a CDS encoding polysaccharide lyase family 8 super-sandwich domain-containing protein: MDIQKKLMRKRIEYLIGYEDNPKEIIEYFENEAERIIKEFSAFKCEEEYRNSMKDIVKIKELYKNLLLLAKLYKIERSKYYKNQKLLKMIEKSLKDFSKYFYNKKSIEHTNWWQWEIGIPLILNDIFVLLYDDLGYKIIEENLETSRYFQPDPRYSGNNPVAIHPSRSPFRVSTGGNRTDTVKISLLRGILSSDSQEIKLALCSLSEVWKYKDKNDLEDKDGFYRDGSFIQHGSIAYTGGYGEVLLCGVGEIFFIIEGTEYEKKVEGIEILYEIILNSFEPFFFHGRFPDMLSGRGITRMNNSDNIVGHRLLNDILLVSSIFSENKKREIENIVKREIIKYGKERYLSEETSPFIYHKLNNILKDFNNRVSYNEGLKICNRMGRIMKRGKNFAVGIALHSFQVGNYECMNGENTKGWYTGDGAYYLYDENQNEYINFWSNVDYYYIQGTTEIEMNMEGIDAQRNSETSFVQNRLSGGVVLEKYGVAAMDYINWNEKLKSKKSWFFTEYGIIFLENSIEGKGKIYSTIINRKFDEFPEIKINEILYKEIKSKLKVKKIEIEKWKYIFPEERELNIEIEKKKNCIFVKVWLEYGENPIDTGLVWGLFYDLSKEKENILRGNLQITLSENIHLIETKEYKYYVNWKCESNKESFCTIERKEDMKNRKMYI
- a CDS encoding class I SAM-dependent methyltransferase, with amino-acid sequence MKENKYDDKIFFDKYSQMDRSKKGLAGAGEWYELKKMLPDFKGKKILDLGCGFGWHCIYAVEQGAVSAIGIDISSKMLEEARKKTKFSNIEYIQMPIEDINFEENTFDVVISSLAFHYIESFENICRKVNKCLVEGGEFIFSVEHPVFTAQGKEEWYYDENGNILHWPVDSYYLEGKRESIFLGEKVVKYHKTLTTYLNTLLKTGFEITGIVEAQPSEEMLKIIPEMKDELRRPMMLLVSAKKK
- a CDS encoding ferritin family protein — translated: MAKYRCKVCGEIITDESIDKCPVCKAGRDRWEEVVEGTEKVWATEHVIGEGLACGDEEIIMGLRANFEGECTEVGMYLAMSRAADREGYPEIAEAYKRIAFEEAEHAAKFAELLGECVSASSEENLTKRVEAEYGATSGKFDLAKRAKMLGFDAIHDTVHEMAKDEARHGRAFVGLLNRYFGK
- a CDS encoding SDR family NAD(P)-dependent oxidoreductase, which gives rise to MKSAVVTGATSGIGLAVTNKLIDMGYTVYGIGRNFEKITYNDKFKKIVCDLTKIFDIEKIVKEIKKETEIELLINCAGVGYFGPHEEININKIHNMVTLNLEAPLILTQLFLRDLKKIRGTIINISSITAKKSSTYGCAYSATKAGLSHFSKGLFDEVRKSGVKVVTIHPDITKTSFYDHLDFCQGDEENSYITPECVAGAVEMVLSQREGTILTDITLQPQRHLIGKKIKKVIDIKCKV
- a CDS encoding SPL family radical SAM protein — its product is MKELEKKLLNFSFSHIYIEKEAFDYPLTKKILEKFPNSSVIELKIYKEIFSKGNQNFIMQKKSPKLILAVKKENYLYEGAKVCESFGNDNFYYTSSIMNCIYDCEYCYLQGVYTSANIVIFVNIEDCFSEIERILQKKSMYICISYDTDLLAMEGITGLVGQWYDFVSRNKKLKIELRTKSGNIKVLKNLKPKDNFILAWTLSPKEFAVQHENGAASLEQRLKAASEMLEKGWKVRICFDPVIYMKNFDEEYGELVKKTFNKLSPNKILDVNIGTFRISKEYLKRMRKYRATSEVLSYPFFCKDGVYSYYPQHINEMMDFMEREVKKYIEEEKIFI